The window ttcctactgttgaaaccttccaagggctcACCgtattttttatttgccatccaacctgttaatacgGTAAAAtaaaccaggatgaagggaaaacacaaatatcaatttgatcaaaACTTATGCTGCtcccaaatttttttttataacggtggttgttcaatccgcactgcgtggtccacttgatctttaaatctacctcaatttttaCTCTTATATACTTAAATGTTccgtaaaaaatgaatgaacggtgtaaagaaaacatatatatcacggtgccCCAAAGAGCCCCTGGCAGGAATGAGTCTGTCCCGATAGGAGCAGGACGGCTCGTTCGCTCTCGGTCGTCCTTGATATTTTCCTGCACCGCCAACTTGGCCTGCACACCCACACAAGTGTCAGAAACCCTCCCAGACAAACGCAAGTAGATTATAAAAATAATCTCGTACGTGGTAAAAAAGAAACTTGTGTAAGATCGAATCCATCCATCAGACGATGCCCATTATCTAGATTCTATGATATAAAATTTATCTCGATATTATAATTAATTGGGGcacacatatccatatacttaCGTTCAATTTATAATGACCGTTCCTTTTTTTAAAACAAGTTTAACCGTACATGTTTAGAatttcattatgatttttttaattatagatTCTAAATAGCAAATATACTAATCAGTGGTTCTGTTCTTGATTCGTGTGGTTATTTCCTAGGTGTGACGCGATCTCATTCAGAAACTACACGCGACGCGAGTGAATTTAATCAACCCTCTATGTAACTGGCCAATTTATGATACACGGCGGCCATATTTTCACAGAATACATGGGTTCTCTGGTTCGGACAAATGGGCCTATGTTTGAttaatccatactgttcatatcTTTTTTCTCACTAAGGATGGATCAATGAGTGGATTAATCTCTCCCTTTATTATCTCTAGATAGACGGCTAAGGGGAGAAACACAGCTGATGCCCATCTGAAAAAGATAACACTGGTGGCCGGGATCCCCAATATTTTGGGGGGAATGTCTACAGTGGGACTCAACAGACCAATGGTATGGATTGCGGAGCCATGGACAACTCTGCAAAGATGGTACAGTGCGATGGTGGGCCGCGTACAACCAAGCGAAGCATCACTGCCCCACCATCGTTAGATATTTTTAGCGGCCAGAAGACTAACAACCGTTCGCACCCACGCGTATGCGACGGGACCCAGTCGCGGCCTCCGGTACCCTGACTCTTTAGGGATCACCgtgatatgtattttatccactccgtacatccgttttttcaactaattttagaacatgagccataaaattagatagaaaaaatCTAAAGTGGAACACACCATCACTTGAAATAATTGGAATTGAAcggtcaccgttaaaaacttctttggggccacaaaagttttggatcgagctgatatttgtgttttctcctcatccaggtctttgtgacctaatgaacaagttggatggcaaataaaaatcgtGGTAGgcgctaggaaggtttcaatggtaagtgtcattatccacactgtttccattggtgtggtacAATTGGgattttgatctatctcattTATGACATCTcgttctaaaattatctgtaaaaactgatggacggtgtggatgaaacaaatacattacagtGATACCCTAAGAGTCGCGTCAAAGGGTTCCCAGGAATTCCGCATCCTTCACATAGTAACACCCGCTGTATAAGACTTAGCTCCGGACAATCCACAACAGTTGAATAAATTTTGGTCATGGAACGTGAATCGCTGGCATCTTTAATTATAACAGTGGGGTTCGGAGGTCATATGTCTCATCGGATCATAGAATAGTGGACGTTAGAAAGCTCGGGACCCACAAGATGAACGGCCAAGTTCCTTCCGCGAGCTACAAATTGGAATACTCCTGCGATTCCAGTGATTTTACTATTTcggtattaaaaaataaaagaagattcTGTGGCGAGAAAATTACCCCTGTAAatgctaccttttatccagcgtcttttataaAAGtacaaaacttaccttcccaacttagacctttcacgtacggacagagcatttaggacgaaaatacccctgcttttcacATGCATTGCACGTACGGACAGGgttattttcgtcctcaaatgttCTGTCCGTACgtacaaggtctaagttgggaatgTAAGTTTTGTACGgttcataaaagacgctggataaaagatGGCGTTTACATTGATAATTTTCTTGTCCGTGGCTGAGTCCTGAATGCGTCTGGCTGTTGAGGTAATCTCCATCTTTATAATCCCGCCAAACCCGCCAAACCTGCAACAACCATACtcacagagaaaagaaaagaaaggaaacccATCTTTCTCTCCGCCCGCACAGAGGGACAGCATCTTTTCATATCCCAGTTTTCTCTTTCCCTCAAAGGGCTTCCTTTCATCGAAATTCccacaaaataaagaaaaaggagaagaagagaaaggttttagatcttttctggGCTttctcttccttccattttctgcTCTCCTCTCTTTCAGTTCTTAGAGAAGGAGATATAGAGagaggaggatttcaaatctcgTGGTTGTTGTTATTTATCTATTATTTTTCAGTTtattgggttttttatttttgtgaactGCCCATTATatagagaaagaggaagaaagaagaagagggttTCAGATCTTCTGTGTTTTCCTTTTTTACATTTTCTATATAAGGAAGAAAGGAGTTTCAGATCTATTTCGTTTTAGGAAGAAAGGAGTTTCAGATCTATTTCGGTTTTctttattgtttttgtttttttcattaaATAGCCATGGTGGAAGAGAATAGAAAGTACATTTCCACGGAAGAGCTCCGAAAGCACGACAAGCCGGATGATGTTTGGATCTCGATCCAGGGCAAGGTCTATGATGTCACGGCATGGGTGAAAGATCACCCAGGCGGCGAACTCCCCCTCATCAATCTCGCCGGGCAAGATGTCACCGATGCATTTGTCGCCTATCATCCGGGCACCGCCTGGAAATACCTTGATCGTTTCTTCATTGGGCACCACAAAGATTACCGCGTCTCTGATGTCTCCAAGGATTACCGTAAGCTCGTCGCTGAATTCTCCAAATTGGGTTTTTTCGAAAAGAAAGGGCATGGGGTTGCCACTGCCATCTGTTCGTTGATCCTCATGTTTTCTATCTGTATCTATGGTGTTGTGGAGTCTGAGAATTTCTGGGTTCATTTGGGTTGTGCTGCATTAATGGGGTTCCTTTGGATTCAATGCGGTTGGGTCGGACATGATGCGGGTCATTACAATATTATGACGAGTGCAGGAATCAACCGATTCATGCAGGTCTTTACAGGTAACTGCATGACTGGAATCAGCATTGGATGGTGGAAGAGAAATCACAATGCCCACCACATCGCCTGCAACAGCTTGGATTTTGATCCAGACCTTCAGCACATACCTCTTTTTGTTGTCTCAAACAAATTCTTCAATTCCCTGACCTCTTGTTACTATGATAGGAAGATGAAATTTGATGCGGTTGCTCGATTTTTCGTCAGTTACCAGCATTGGACTTTCTACCCCGTCATGTGTTTTGCTCGAATCAATCTCTTTGCTCAATCTGTTCTGCTGTTGCTGTCAAATAAAAAGGTCCCTGACAGAGGCCAGGAGATTTTGGGGATCATCATCTTTTGGATCTGGTATCCTATCCTTGTCTCATTTCTACCGAATTGGGGCGAGAGGTTGATGTTTGTTGCTGTGAGTTTTGGTGTCACAGGAATTCAGCATGTTCAGTTCACTCTCAACCATTTCTCCACCCATGTTTATGTGGGACCGCCTTGTGGAAACGATTGGTTTGAGAAGCAGACAAAGGGTACCCTTGACATCGATTGCCCTTCTTGGATGGATTGGTTCCATGGGGGATTGCAGTTTCAGATCGAGCACCATCTATTCCCTCGGTTGCCTCGATGCCATTTTAGGAAGATTAAGCCTATCGTGAAGGCTCTTTGCAAGAAGCACAACTTGCCTTACACAGACCCGTCATTTTGGCAGGCAAACGTGATGACTGTTGGTACTCTTAGGAATGCGGCATTGCAGGCTCGAGACATCACCAAACCAGTCCCCAAGAATTTGGTCTGGGAAGCTGTTAACACCTATGGTTGAAGCTTTACAGGACTGTTCTTGCAGCGATGAGACCCACTTTCACGGGAATTTTCTTTTCTCGAATGGCTAGTCTATTCATCTTGATAGAGAGGATCATCTTCGGTGGGGCGCATCAGTTATCTGTTTATTGCTTTCTTTAGTTTCAGGCAACCGTTCTTATGAATATAGTATCATAGTTTCGGCCTGCTCTTTGGATAGAGATTATGAACTATTTACACGTTTGTTTTTCGGATCATAATATAGTTCCTCTTTCTTTTGCAATTGTCGCTATGGATATCTATTTCATTTGAGGAAAAAGTATTTAGCTGAAGGTTACTTATGGTTTTCCGTATGTTGCAATGCAGTTGAATTCTCTTTGGATAGCATTGGAGTTTTTTGGGCTTTTCGtactttaatttctttttatgTATTTGAGTTGGGTGGGATGCTGCATTCTTGCCTAAACCAATGAAGTTaagattaaaacaaaaaaaaaaaaaggatttggaGCCTTTTGTCTCAATGATAAATGCTAGTTTGTGGATAGCTTGTCTACAGGTCCTCGAATGTTCCAACTGCATCCTCGTCATTGACATGCCTGTAGATTCCCCCCTGAATCAACATTAGAACCTCTATGTGATGTGGTCTGGCGGAGCGGTCTTACCTATTTACTGCTGAATTGGGTATTTTTAGCCTATGCTTGGAGAGGGGCATTTGACCATGAACTCTATGGATGAATGAAGCAAGAAAAGCCTCCATTCGGCGGAGATTTCTTACATATTTACTACTGAATTGGGTATTTTTTAGCCTATGTTTGGAGAGGGGCATCTGACCATCAACTCTATTATGGATGGATAAGTAAGAAAAGCCTCTTATCAGCAGAGAGGCCTTGCGTATTTACTGCTGAATTGGGTATTTTTAGCCTTTGTTTGGAGAGTGGCATTTGACCATGAACTCGAAGGATGAATGATGAATATCTAGCTGAATTGTATGATAGGATTCATTTTCCAGTGCATTCTGGACATGTGATTCCAGATAGCATTCACATGAACTCAGGTAACAGGAAAGCAGGATCATTTCTTTCCAAATTGGCCATGTTTGTAGTAAAATTTGTTCTACTTGTAGTAAAGTAGTTTTGTGAAGTTGAACCCTAACCTTCTAAAGGATAGTTGTATCATGTTTACATTGAGCTGAATAGAGTCAAGTAGTTTTGTGAAGTTGGGTTCCAGTCCTTGCCCGACTAGTAGACTGTtttaacacgaggtcttgggtttgaaacccataggtggtgaaatcccactacggtgtgtgtgggtgcatgtgtaaatttttttttttttttttttaaaagaaaaaaaagggtagtTTTGTAAAGTTGAACCCTAACCTTCTAAAGGATAGTTGTATCATGTTAGGTTTTACATTAAGCTTAATAAAGTTTCAAGTAGTTTTGTGAAGTTGCGTTCCAGTCCTTGCCCGAGtagtagactctgaggagtttcaacaagtggtcttgggttcgaaacccataggtgacGGTGTGTGTGGCGGGTGCGTgtgtaaatttattattttttttttttaaagaaagaaaaaagtagtTTTGTGAAGTTGAACCCTAACCTTCCAAAGGATAGTTGTATCATGCTAGGTTTTACATTGAGTTGAATAGAGTACACGCTCTGGTGTAGACTGGTGTGTGTACATGATCTGCGCTTCCATCATATTGTCTTTACCTTGCAAACTTTGCCAGTAGTGTGTGTACATGATCTGCGCTTCCATCATATTGTCTTTACCTTGCAAACTTTGCCAGTAGCCAaaaagttggaaaaaaaaaaaaaaaaacacacaaggTGCATGTAATCACGTCGTGTGAAAGCTTCAGTCCTTTCGACATGTGAAAGCTTTTCTTTTCACAAAGGGTTGCTTACGTGGCAGACCTCTCCTTTTCTGTAATACAactaggtccaccgtgatgtgtatttgctatccaacttgttcataaggttacacaaacattgattaatgaaaatcataaatatcaacttgatccaaaactttgatggccctcAAGAGGTTTTCAGTGGTAGGCATACAAtcttcattgtttcctgtgatggagtggtccagttgagctttggatctacctcattttttagctcattccttaaaatgatttagAGAAATGGATataaggcgtggataaaacaaaaaacatcatggtggggcccatagagctttgctACTTATATACCTTATGGAGGTTGGTGCTGTGTTCTATACTACACCATCCAAGTCCTTTTTCAATATATCAGTGTTCTCTTGAAACCTGTGTGGGACCGACATTAACCcatgatttattatttttaatttttactggccccaccatgtacactcccatgCCAGTGTAAAACTAacaatgaagatgatctttaattCGGGGGAGGGGCACATCTAAGGAATTGGGAGAGAGAGGTCCACCCTCGATTTTTACCGGGCTGGCTGTGACgagtgtgtaaaatccactccaatcattaaatGCCATACCAAATGCTAGGCACGGGGCCTGAAAATCCTAGTcacatgtgattcaagtgggccacactaaggaaaAGAGTTTGGAGGGTGAACTTTCCCgttacactgtttccaatcacgTGGTTGACATAAACCATGGATAGGGCCGATTTTTAGGCCCCAAGTCTAAAATGGTGTGCCACATCTCATGGTCGGGGAAATCCGAAGCATTAATTATTCTCTAATTAGGTGTACTAGTTGTACTAACAGATAGTTGCGTGTGAGCATTTCTTATATATGTGTGTTCTTAAAGCAAGAGAAAATCTTAATATAATACCATCTATTATTTATAATCCTAGTAATCTGATCTACTAAATtatgaagaatgaaaaaaatatcCTTGAATCCCACCGCAACCAAGTAAGCTCTATGTAAATTGGTCAAAGCTtacacaaacaataaccaaataGCAAGTTCTTAGGCTTGTTTGAAAGCCAATTTAATAGGCCTTAAAAATGAGGCCATTTTTATGTCATTTGGACATCATTTGATATAtgaaaagtggcccaccaaatacgtGATGAAACAATAAAGGAAAAACTAATTCAACCAAACTCTCAACTCTAACAGCTAAATATACCATTAGAAATGTAGTACATGACACCCTTTAAGACCACTGGTTTCACACGTTAAGACCATCGGTTTTTCATCATATCAATGTAGACTCTTAAAGTTGTTCAAATCTTAATTTAGAGGGTTGGATGGTCTAGGTCTTCTTTGATCAGGACCCTTGGGATGGGTTTGATCTTTGATTGGTCAACTTGTCTGGCCTAATGCATCATAGTGCAGTGTGATTGCACTgcatatttctttttttcttttttaaaatctttatCAAAGATACCACTATGCCCATTTCCTTTGCATCTTCGTAGGAGTTCATGCGGATGGCCTAGGCTCAAGTCTGGCTGATGCATGCGTTTGAATTCCAAGGCCACCAAAAAGAAATATGGAACAAAAAAGAGTAGGATTTTTAAATGAGGAAAACAACTAGCTTTACTCATTGAGTCCTTGTTtggaataaaaaataattaaatttggTGACATTTTTGATAATTGAATGACTTTTATTGCTTTTAAACAAATCTATCTGTACTAGCTTTATTTAGAAATTTGGATTTTCCCCAAAATCCGTGAATCCAGGACCACGAGGGTGTGAATTTgaaccacaaatttaacaacttCTCAGGAAAAAACAAACATGGAAGATTTTAAATCATGGATCTTCACAAATTCCTGGCCTCAAACGGTCCTTACAAACGAATATCTTCCTAAATGAGAGGGGCTGATGTTTTCCACAAGCGGACCGACTCCTGCAACCGCCTTAATCGGTCCAgacagggctatgtggggccatcctgatttatgggttttatccgtGTCATCTATccattctttcagatcattttagggtataagattAAAAGTGAGGTATGTtctaggctcaagtggaccatactatggggattaaacgcctaccattaaaaacttcctaggagccgcaaaagttttggatcaagctgatatttgtgttttcacttcatccagttaTATCTGgccttttcaacaggttggatggaaaataaatatcatggtaggccctaggaaggtttcaacggtgggcatcattatcaccgctgcttcctatagtgtggtccacatgaaccttggatctgcttcattttttagttgatatcctaaaattatcttccaaaatagataaacggagtggataaaatttataaatcatggtgggccacacagaaccCCTTCCTGGACCGATTATCATGTAGGCGGTGGCAGAACGCAAGTCTCCTTCCGATTTTTCGTGGAAAAGTCAGAGAGAGAAGAAGTGAGCAAGTGATTATCCTAACTTGTGGCTAAGAAGATCCTCAGATCTTGATACTAAATTCAACGGTGTTACGATTACTTGCTTCGATGGGTGAGGCTGACAGAAGGAGGTGCATGGAAGGATCGATCATTCCCAAAACCGAGGTCAAAGTTTCAAACCAGAGAACCAAACTATCCAATCATAGTGACTCTCGGTTCAAACCCAAGTCAAGCACACAGCGTCCTGCTAAAACATTGAACGGAATGAGAGcggatttggtgaggcccacgaaACAACCACGACTTCGGTATGGCTGTGaccgtgggggccaccttgatgtatgtgttgtatatccactctgtccatccgtttttttcacctcattttataatataagcccaaaaatgaggcagatccaaatctcagatggaccacaccataagaaacagtggtgattgaattcctgtgggccataaaagttttggatcaagttgacatttttgttttcccttttatctaggtctgtgtgatcttatcaataggttagatggcaaataaacatgatggtgggccatagaaagtttttaatggtgggcgttcaatcaccacggtcTCCTATGCTTCGtttttgtggtccacctcagatttggctCCTTAAAATTAGGTAAAACATAGATATAAACCAAATCAAGATGGACTCTAAAGTTTTTGTGGTCGTAAGGCCCCGAAAACACCCGGTTCCTGAGAGCTTCAGAGACACCTTGTTCCTGAGGGCAGTGAGATTTGATTGATCTAGCCTCTCGTGACATTTTGGACTGAACCACTTTCAACAGATCTGCAGATTCAGTGGATCAGGGAACCACGGTCGGCTCTTGATGTAGCAGAATTTGATTGGATCATCTACCAACTGCCATGGCAACGACTATCTcaaaaaatcatgtttgaaagttattccACGGTTATCAGTCTCTGCCAACGGCACGTGGCTCATTTAAATCTCACCATGTCAAGAAACCAAGTTGATATACTTAATTTACGTCCCTTTCAGACATGCTTTGTGTGTAGGAGTGTCAATGGTTGGCTCATGGGCTTATGGGCCTGGCCTATCTAAAGATGGGCTCAAGCTAAAGTATCAAGCTCATTTCTAAATTAGCCTAAACTTAGACTAAGATGTCCAAAAGCCCATCGTCTGGGCCAAGCCCATTAGGGTTTGAAAAGTATTTCAATCTATTCACGTTATGAAAAGAGGATGCCAACTCAGAGCCCACAATGGTTTGTATGTAAAATCTATGCCAACCAACAGGTATGTCACCCAACATTAAGTtgggggcccaaaaatcagtcatgttcatttttcaagtggatcacatgatTTAAAACACTGTATAGAGCAAAACTCACCCTCCATATTGTTCCCTTTCATGTAGCTCACCTAaatgatgaatggccctgatGATTGTGTCCCAGCTATCCAGCAATTGGAGTGGAGTTTATATGaccattatggtggaccctgtaAATATCAAGGTTGGACTTGTCTCTCATAAATGTATACCTTGTTATGACACGCTTGAATCACGTGTCATCCTGATCTTTTAGCCATGTGTATATCTTAGTATTAAACATCTAAATGGTCGAGTGAATCTCACATACACGACACAGTGGATCTCTTAAAACTAAGGTATGGCGTCCTCTGGATGGGTGTGGGTGCAGTctgccccagcctcacccaagatggtgtggctcatttttgatgtatatatattctatttctatatccactttgtccatcggTTTTGGTTATTTGGTTATTTTAGGGCaatagacaaaaaataaaaataaaaaaatgaagcaaattcaaatctcaggtagatcatactataggaaacagtgatgattgatcaTTAACAATTTATAATAGGATTCAAAAGTATTAGATAAAACtgacttctctttttttttttttcctttatccaggtTTATTTCACCTTACCAacagttggatgaaaaataaatattaaggaaACATTACGATCGGCTCTAAGAACTTTAAATGATGAGATGTTTCCTATTGTACGGTACATCCGAGATTTGGATTAGTGTTATTTTTGGGCTAGTatgctaaaatgatctaacaaaatgaGGTgaaggcatggatatataatagattcatcaaggtgggctccacaataaAAGTTgcaccatcttaggtgaggcGAGGCCACATCAAATCGGCTTCCATTTCGTACATGTGCGGCACAGAGAGATTTCATGACATTTTTGGAATAGCAGGTGGTAGCTTGGGTGGGCTTCACCTTAGATATGAAGTAAATCTACGTTGACTATAGGGTGTGTTACACCATAttaggcccatggcccaaaaatcaatcccATCTTTAATTTAAGTGAGCCACGTGATTGGAAATAGTAAATAGGACAATGCTTACCCTTTAAATTGATGTGGCATTTAATTGTTAGAGCAGATTTTATATAATCAACACATTGGTCCTTGTAAGAATCAAGGGTGAATGCCTCTTTGCAaccatttcctttggtgtggatcactatcagcctaatttttttttccttggctTAATATGCGATAATATGGGATTAaaaatccaatggttgaaatagATCTCATGGAAACATAACGTACGGTGAGCCccataaaaaaaacataaaaccaAAGGGTTTGCTATCTGCTTTTTCAAAGCATTTAGAAATTGGAGAATTACAACTaccttaaaacttttttttttttaaacttttagtGGATCCTACCTCAATGTGGTAGCTAGAATCCACTCGGACCATTAGATATATAATCATATTTTATGTCTatggagaaaaataaataaatcatcagGATGAATCATGATTGTGGGGGCCACTCCAAGTGAAATAGTTGGGCAAGAGAAGTCAATCTTtgcccactatgatgattatgattATGTAAAATCTACACAAACCATCAGATACCACACTCAAACTTATGCATGATAGCCAAAAATCTAGACTATATattactcaagtggaccacacgaaggaaaatagtttggagagtgAACGTTGTCCGGTACACTATTTTcaaccgtgtggtccacctgaaacacAAACAGAGTTTATTCTTTAGCCTTGAGCCTAACGTGGGGGTGACATACTTGatatggttggggtggatttcacataaagatTATGGTGGGGCTTAACCGAGCCAACAACCCCAATAGGTTGGACTCTCTGTAAACAAGGCATCAtaaccctctcctctctctctctcctgtaaCCGCCGGTccaatctctctatctctctttctctctctcctctaatCCAACCCACTCTTGATATCACTCTGTGCTCCAACCGATCAATTACTTGCCTCTGCGGCTGCATCCTTGGCCATCAGAGCAGGTTggcctctctttctctttcactctcttGACCGCTGGGCTCGCGAAATGAATAAATCAGATATCATAAGTCAAACATCTCAACG is drawn from Magnolia sinica isolate HGM2019 chromosome 5, MsV1, whole genome shotgun sequence and contains these coding sequences:
- the LOC131245040 gene encoding delta(8)-fatty-acid desaturase-like; the protein is MVEENRKYISTEELRKHDKPDDVWISIQGKVYDVTAWVKDHPGGELPLINLAGQDVTDAFVAYHPGTAWKYLDRFFIGHHKDYRVSDVSKDYRKLVAEFSKLGFFEKKGHGVATAICSLILMFSICIYGVVESENFWVHLGCAALMGFLWIQCGWVGHDAGHYNIMTSAGINRFMQVFTGNCMTGISIGWWKRNHNAHHIACNSLDFDPDLQHIPLFVVSNKFFNSLTSCYYDRKMKFDAVARFFVSYQHWTFYPVMCFARINLFAQSVLLLLSNKKVPDRGQEILGIIIFWIWYPILVSFLPNWGERLMFVAVSFGVTGIQHVQFTLNHFSTHVYVGPPCGNDWFEKQTKGTLDIDCPSWMDWFHGGLQFQIEHHLFPRLPRCHFRKIKPIVKALCKKHNLPYTDPSFWQANVMTVGTLRNAALQARDITKPVPKNLVWEAVNTYG